One window of Delphinus delphis chromosome 12, mDelDel1.2, whole genome shotgun sequence genomic DNA carries:
- the FBXO48 gene encoding F-box only protein 48: MKKNSKRNHSSRVSDLELNSADAEKEKKERQNNFVELLPPEVTFKIFSQLDIWSLCRASVTCRSWNHTIRHSDALWKPHCLTVRAVCQREIDDDLESGYPWRVILLRNYQKSKVKHEWLSGRYSNICSPISLPEKIMYPMDADTWGEILEAELER, encoded by the exons ATGAAGAAAAACTCCAAGAGGAACCACAGTTCAAGGGTTTCTGATCTAGAATTGAACTCTGCGGAtgctgagaaggaaaaaaaagagcgtCAGAATAACTTTGTTGAACTGCTGCCTCCagaagttacttttaaaattttcagtcagCTGGACATCTGGAGTTTGTGCAGGGCTTCAGTGACGTGCAGGAGCTGGAATCACACAATAAGACACAGCGATGCCTTGTGGAAACCTCATTGCCTGACTGTGAGAGCTGTATGCCAAAGAGAGATAGATGATGATCTAGAGAGTGGTTATCCCTGGAGG GTAATACTACTGAGGAATTACCAGAAGAGTAAAGTGAAACATGAATGGCTAAGTGGCAGATATAGCAACATATGTTCTCCTATCAGCCTACCAGAAAAAATCATGTACCCAATGGATGCAGACACATGGGGGGAAATTCTAGAAGCAGAACTGGAAAGATAA